The genomic window TACGCGGAAAGGATTGTGTGGGAATTGTGGTAAGCGTCGGCATGTCTTAATCGGTAGCACGACTCGCAGCTCCGCGCAAGCATTACTTTCCAATCGGGCATCCCCGCTCGATCCATTCGGTCACCTCGGCCAGTCGCCAGCGGGTATTCCGCCCGATCCGCACGGGCTGGGGGACTTTCCCGCCGGAGAGCAGCCGCCACAGGGTGCGTTCGCTGACCTGCATGAGTTTGGCCAGCTCCTCGGCGGTGATCAGCCTGGGTGTCGTGTCGGTGCTCATCGCTCGCGCTCCTTTTCCTTTACCAGCTCCGATTCGTGTCTCTCGACCCCCAGCCCCTTGCCGTCCAGGATGTTCTGGAGTCGTTCCTGGGGCGTCTGCCACCGCTGCTCGATCTCGGGCAGCACTCTGTCCATATCCTCCGAACTCACTGCCGGAAGTTCTGGAGCGAGGTGTCTCACGGCGTCTGCCCCATCGGCCACCCGCTGCCCGTAGGTCGCCGCGTCAGTCTCGCCGTAGTCTCGGACGCGGGCCGCGTGCTCGTCGGAGCGGATCTCTGCGGCCAGGGCCTTGATCTCCTCGGCGGAGGGATAACTCTCTTCGATCCCATCCATCCAGAGGTCGGGCTCGTCGCCTTCCAGAACGCGTCTGATGACGCCCTCTCTTTGCGACTCGGTGAAACCCCTCCAGTCGATCGCCACCGTCAGTGCATCGGGTCGCTGGCTTTCGCTCAGGTCGTCCCAGAAGTGGTATCCGCCTTCCTGCCCGGGGGCTGCCTGGATGACTCGTCCCTCAGCGATAGAGACGACGTACAGGCCGGCCGTGAGGATCTCGATGGCGCTGGTGACCCGGTCCATCTGCTCGCGTGTCGGCACGGTTATGTCCCCCTGCCCACAATGGGATTGTCAATCTCCCCGCTATCCGAAGTTAATGCTTGCTCGAACCCTTCGGCGCTGTCAGCGCAACCTCGGGCGTCCAGCCTTTCGTGATTCGACGCTTAAAGGTTTCTGGCAATACGGCACAACGCCTATCCCGCGACCAATCGACCATCAGTTTCGACTCGCCAAAGATAGTTAGAATCCGTAGATTGTCACTGTTTCTTCGCTGCTCAACGTAACTCACCCACCTGCAGTTGGATGGCTCGTAGTCGCCCCGTCTGTCAGGGTAACGATCTATCGTCAAGTCGTCGCGATAACCACTGGCAAGCGCCCAATCACGAAACGCTCCGTAGTTCTGGAGCCACTCCTGGCAGACTGCAATCCCCCTTCCTCCGTAGTACGGATAACAGGGCTGGTTGGGATCGCAGCAACGGCGCTTCATGTTCTCCCAGATTCTGTATAGACGTTTGTGATTGCCTTTGGGCGAATCCCCATGCGTGCGATTATTCTCAGCGACTTGGCACGATCTGCACCGAGTAGACCTTCCCTTTAGGAGGTTCCTAACTGTGACCTTGCACATCCTTCCGCAATCACAGACACAGTCAATTCTGGCGTGCCAGAAGCTATCCCCGCGTGATCCTGGGGGCAGTTCGAGAACCGTCCACTCGCCAAATCGTTGTCCGACTTCAATATAAGGGGATTTGCGCTTGATTGTGCTTGAACCAAAATCATTGGTATGCATAATTTGTTCTCCAATCTCGACAATTGGGAGCCTAGCCCGAAACGCCTGTAGGCGCAAGGGCTAGGTTCATTCAACGCCTTGGGTTAATCTGCGTTGCCTTCTCCAATTCTTCCCGGATCGCCGCGTACATCTCGCGCAAGCACTCGCTAACTTCCTCCTGCCGCAACAACGGCTCAACGATTGATGTGCACCTCTGGGCCAATTTGATGCAAAGAGCGTGAAGCGAGGCGTCAGTTGACTGATGGCTTTGCAGCATGGACAGCCCCCGGTAATCGCCGCCTCGCTTCCTTCACGGCTTCGAGGCAGGCGTAGGTTATGAAGGAGATCAGCTCCGGCGTGGTGGCGGTCGGGCTCGTCTGGATCATCTCGACGATCAGGATGGCGGCGGCCAGGGAGCAGTCGTACTCGATCGCTTCGGGGTCATCGGGCGGTTTCATCGCTCCCTCCCGCCGCGCTCGCGGATCCTCTCGACGGTCCTGTCCTCCTCCTGCGTGGCCATGCCGATCAACCGGTTGCGCTGGGAGTCGCTGATCTTCCCGGGGTCGATCTCGGACAGCAGGATGTGGGCCTGGTCGCGGTTCGAGACGCCGGACCAGTCCACCGCGTCCTGGAGGATCGCGAGCTTGCTGCGCTCCGGCATGTCCTGCCACGGCCGCTCCTCGATCCGGTAGTTCTTTTCTTGACCGACCACGGCCGGGTAGTTGCCCTCCTTGATCCGCAGGATGTGGTCGAAAGCCTCCTTGAGTCGCTTCTCGTCGCTCGGCATGGCTCGCTCCGATCGGATGTGGGGCGTCCCTGCCCCGGTCGGTCATTTCCTGAGGTGCTTGAGGCCGAACAGGGTCGCCCTGCCGAGCCCGCGTGCGGCCCGGCCCATGTTGTCCTGGCCCATCTGGTTGAACTTGAAGACCGTGTCGGGGCGGGTGGCGAGCATCCAAGCCCAGAAGACGAACCAGGCGAAGAGGAACGCGCCGCCGATAACCTGTTCCATCGGGATCTCCTTGCGAATGATCGTTTGTCGCGCTAATGTCCATCCGCCGGCGCGGTGGGATGACGACCCAACGCCTTGCCTCGTCAGCGGGCGGCCGCCCGGCGGAACCTAACTCCGGCCTGGCCGGGTCATTTCCGCAGCATCTTTCCGATGGTCAGTCCGGCCTTCACGGCACCGCCCGCCATCCTGGACATCCGCTCGAGCTGCGCCCTCTTCGCCTCCTCGTGCTGCTTGGCGATGAAGGCCATGTCCTGGGTGCGGAACGTCCACATGTAGAGGTACCAGGCGATGAGCAGGCCGCAGAACACGATGCAGGCGGCCCAGAGCAGTTCGTTCATGCGAAGCTCCTTGATGCTTGGTGTGAAAGGCGCTATCGTCTGTTCGTCAGCTCCGCGCAAGTAGCGCGTGGAGCCTCGGTGGCCGGGGCCTGAACCTTGCGGTCGCAGCCCCGGCCGCCCCATCACATCTCCCGCCCCATGTCCCGGTCCTGCTGCTGCGAGGGGGGCGTCGGCTGGCTCCGGGCGTCCAGGAGGTCCTGGAGGCTGAAGTCGCGGGCAGTGGCGCCGATGTCCCTGAGGCCGCCCATCTCCTGCGTGACGATCTGGGGAGTCGGATTGCCGAGGACGCCCGGCTCCTCCATCGGCTTGATGTTGCTGTCGGGAAAGGCGGCCAGGGCCTGCGTGAGCTCGTGGGCGCCGAGGCGCCCCATCGCCGCCAAATGCCCCTCGCCGAGCTTCTTGCCCGCGGGCTCCTCCTGCCCCGCACCCGGAATGTTCGCCATGTCGTTCATGGCGTGGCGAACCACCGTCTGATCCGTCTCGAACTTGTCGCGTCCGGCCAGGATGTCCTCGAACTTCGCTGCAGACATCTCGATGCCTCCCTCGGTTGGCCCGGCTTGAGCCGGGGGTTGTGGTGCTACATCCCCGCCATCGCAAGCCCCGCTGCTGCCGCTGTCGCCAGCAGGAGGATCGCCGTCAGCCACACCTCCGCCATCCGGAGGAGGTGGCTTCGTCGCCCGTTTCCCGGGCTGAGTTCCTCGAAGTACCGCGTCAGCGTGGTCTGGATCGGCGGCACGCCAGGGGTGAAGGTGATCGCCGTCCGTGCCGGCAGCGCCACGACCTCCTCCGGCTTGAGAAGCTTTCTGGCCTGCTGCGACCAGTTCGCGTTGCTGCCCCAGGACTCGGTCAGGCTCGTGCTCGGCTCCGGGCTGTTGACCTGCCGCGAGCCGCCGTTGTTCGTCCCGCCGGAGTCCACGACGATGGTCGACTCGCCCAGCCGGGAGCTCACGAACTCCGAGGTCTGCTGGTCGTTGACGCCGAAGAAGACCTGCGTGGTATTCGAGATAAGTGTGGTGTCGCCACCCTCGCCCCAGCACTTTCGGAGCTGCCCCATCGACTGGTAATAGAACTGGAGGCGCACGCCGTAGCCGCGATACTTGTCCACCGCGTCGTCGAGGCAGTCCATGCGCCCCAGGCTCGCGGCCTCGTCGAGGATGAAGTCCACCGCGTTCTGCTCCTGGAGGCCCCCATCCACGACCGCCCGCAGGGCCGCACCGACCCACAGCCGCAGCAACCCGGCCTGGGGCGAGATCTGCTTGGGCGGCAGGACCAGGTAGAGCGTCATCCTCCCCTTGCGTAGGTCGGACAGGTCGAAGCTGCTGGACCTCGTGCTCGCTGCGATGGCGGGCGTGTCGAGGAAGTTCATGAACCGGTTCGCCGTGCTCAGGACCGACCCGAGTTCCTTGTCCTTGAAGTTCGTGAGCTGGTTGCCGAGGCGGGCCACCATGCCCTCGTGGCCGGTCTCATTGCGCAGGACTTGGACGATCGCCTCTCGCTTGGCCGGGTCGGTCAGGAGCGTCCTCACGGCCTGCAGCGACCGGTTCTCGTCCCGCCCGTACAGCGTTACGGCGACGATGATGGCGGTGATCCAGAGTTCGGCGCTGTCGTTCCAGTACGGGTCCTTCTCCTCGCCCGTCCTGATGACCATGGCGTTCGCGAGCGCCCGGCATTCGTCGATGAGCTGTGGCGACTTCGGATCGATCGAGTCGAGGGGGTTGAAGGTGTCGGGGCTCTGCGTGACGACTGTGAACGGATCGAGCACCACGGTCTTGTGGCCGAACCTCTCCTGGCGATGCCTGGCGGTGATCTGGTAGTTCTCGCCCTTGAAGTCAATGACGACCATCGACCGGGGGCTGTTGAGCAGGTGCGGGATGACGCAAGAGACTCCCTTGCCCACGCCGGTCGGGGCGAAGACCGCGATGTGGACGGCGTTCGAGAGGCGCACCAGGGCTGATTCCTGCCTGCCCCGCTGGAGCTTCCTCATCGAGTAGACGAACCGCTCGCACGCGACGCCGGCCGGGACACGCCTGTCGAACAGCCCATTGAGCGATTCGAAGAATCCCCTCTTGGGCAGGGCGATCCGCCCGATGAGCAGGCCCGGCTTGTCGGACAGCAGCCCGGCTCGCTCCAGGTCGTCCGCGTCCGCCCATCGGGCCGTGCCGTGGCTGGTGAGCCGGACGACCTTGCGCCCGCCGAGATACACGACGGCAGCGGCGCCGACGATCAGGATCGCGGGGTATCGGAGCATGAAGGCGAAGCCGAGGGCGGCGATGCCGAGGATCCCGGCGATGAGGAGGGCGCGACAGAGTCGCATGGCTGGTTCTCCTGATTGGGACGACGACGAGCGAGGGCGGCAAGGAACGCCACAAGGGCAGCGCCTCCGGACAGCACCGTGAACCGCTGCATCCACTGGGCATTACGAACGGCTAGGATCTGCTCTTGGCTGGGCTTTGCCTTGAGCGGGTTGGGCTGGTCGAAGAAGTCGAGGTTGCCCTCGATCTCCTCCGCCGCCCGTGGGACGCTGCTGGCCTTGTCGATGAGGGCGACCGACCGCTGGTAGCAGCACACCGCGCAGACCGTGAGCGCGGCGGCGATGATGAGCCGCATAGGCACCTCCGAAAGTTGTTGACCGAATGGGCGAGGCGTGGCAGGGTTCGAGAGCTGCGGCGGCGTGGATGGACACGCTTGCAAGGACAGGGCGTCGCGTTCACGGCGTAACCTGAGACCGGAATCAAGCCCGGCCCGCAGCAACGCCCCCCGCCACATGGCGCACCCGCCTCGCAAGGGGCGGGTTATCACCCAGCCTTCGCCTTGTCCCTGCACACAGCCTGAAGCGTTTTGGCGTCGAGGCCCTGGTCGCGGCCCTTCCGCATTTCCTTTTGCGCTTCCTGCACGGCCTCGATGGCCTCATCCAGCGTCATGTCGTCGCCGGAGATCGTGACCGTGGTTCCGTTGGTCAGGGCGATCTTGATCTTGCTGGCTCGAACTGCGGGCGCTGCGCTGGCTCGCTTCTTCCGCCCCTGCTGCTCCAGCATGTCGCGGCTGGCGCCTGACAGCTTTAGGGCCAGGAGCGCGGGCTGGTCATCCGGCGGCAGCTTGCTGATCGCGTAGATGTCGCTAATGCCCAGCTTGCCCTCTCGCAGCGCCTCCTGCGCCTCGGGGATGCACCGCGATGGCGAGAGCAGCCGCGTCACCGTGGACGGGTCGAGGTGCAGATGCTCGGCCAGCTCCTTGCCCTGCCAGCCGTTCAGCTCCAGCAGCTCCCGGCACGCCTGCCACTTCTCGTAGGGCGTCAGGTCGGAGCGGTGGATGTTCTCGGTCAGCTGCATCCCACGCACCTGCGCTGTGGACAGCTCCCCGTCCACGACGATGACCTGGAGCGATTCGAGGCCGACCAAGGCGGCGGCCCGGTATCGCCTGTGCCCGGCGATGATCGTCCCGTCCGGCCGCGCCAGCACTGGCTGAAGCTGCCGCTCCCGAAGCGACTCGCCGAGGAGCCGCAGTTCACATTCGTCGTAGGTCTGCCTGGCCTGCCCCGTGTCGGG from Tautonia marina includes these protein-coding regions:
- a CDS encoding ParB/RepB/Spo0J family partition protein, whose product is MPKLEIKPLAFFKPDTGQARQTYDECELRLLGESLRERQLQPVLARPDGTIIAGHRRYRAAALVGLESLQVIVVDGELSTAQVRGMQLTENIHRSDLTPYEKWQACRELLELNGWQGKELAEHLHLDPSTVTRLLSPSRCIPEAQEALREGKLGISDIYAISKLPPDDQPALLALKLSGASRDMLEQQGRKKRASAAPAVRASKIKIALTNGTTVTISGDDMTLDEAIEAVQEAQKEMRKGRDQGLDAKTLQAVCRDKAKAG
- a CDS encoding type IV secretory system conjugative DNA transfer family protein, with translation MLRYPAILIVGAAAVVYLGGRKVVRLTSHGTARWADADDLERAGLLSDKPGLLIGRIALPKRGFFESLNGLFDRRVPAGVACERFVYSMRKLQRGRQESALVRLSNAVHIAVFAPTGVGKGVSCVIPHLLNSPRSMVVIDFKGENYQITARHRQERFGHKTVVLDPFTVVTQSPDTFNPLDSIDPKSPQLIDECRALANAMVIRTGEEKDPYWNDSAELWITAIIVAVTLYGRDENRSLQAVRTLLTDPAKREAIVQVLRNETGHEGMVARLGNQLTNFKDKELGSVLSTANRFMNFLDTPAIAASTRSSSFDLSDLRKGRMTLYLVLPPKQISPQAGLLRLWVGAALRAVVDGGLQEQNAVDFILDEAASLGRMDCLDDAVDKYRGYGVRLQFYYQSMGQLRKCWGEGGDTTLISNTTQVFFGVNDQQTSEFVSSRLGESTIVVDSGGTNNGGSRQVNSPEPSTSLTESWGSNANWSQQARKLLKPEEVVALPARTAITFTPGVPPIQTTLTRYFEELSPGNGRRSHLLRMAEVWLTAILLLATAAAAGLAMAGM
- a CDS encoding helix-turn-helix transcriptional regulator: MSTDTTPRLITAEELAKLMQVSERTLWRLLSGGKVPQPVRIGRNTRWRLAEVTEWIERGCPIGK